One Nicotiana tomentosiformis chromosome 4, ASM39032v3, whole genome shotgun sequence genomic window carries:
- the LOC138909762 gene encoding uncharacterized protein → MAPYEPLYGRQCQPLVCWFELGEARLLGTDLVQDAMEKVQLIQDRLRIAQSRQKCYADRKVRDVAHIVGEKVLLRVSLIKGVMRFEKKGKLSPRYIGPFEVVERTGEVACKLALPPILWSVHPVFHVSLLWKYFCDLSHVLDICTVRLDGDLTYYVESVAILDRQAQKLRPKKIASVKVQWRGQLVNEATWETEREMQSTYPHLFEIPSFQIGVHSSHLSFGE, encoded by the coding sequence atggctccgtatgagccCTTGTATGGCAGGCAGTGTCAGCCTCTGGtttgttggtttgagctgggtgaggctaggttattgggtactgacttagttcaggatgctatggaaaaggttcagttgattcaggatcggcttcgcatagcacagtctagacagaagtgtTACGccgatcgaaaggttcgtgatgttgctcacattgtgggagagaaggtattgctcagagtttcacttataaagggtgttatgaggttcgagaagaagggaaagttgagtcctCGATATATTGGCCCCTTTGAGGTAGTTGAGAGGACTGGAGAAGTGGCTtgtaagcttgcattgccacccatactatggagtgttcatccagtgtttcatgtttccttgCTATGGAAGTATTTTTGTGATCTATCTCATGTTTTGGACATCTGCACGGTTCggctagatggggatttgacttattatgtggagtcggtggccattctgGATCGGCAGGCCCAAAAGTTAAGACCAAAAAAgatagcttcagtaaaggtgcagtggagaggtcagctagtcaatgaggctacttgggagaccgagcgggagatgcagagcacaTATCCTCACCTATTTGAGAtcccatcatttcagatcggggtacacagttcacatctcagttttggagagtag
- the LOC138909764 gene encoding uncharacterized protein: protein MAPCEALYGRWCQSPVGGFELGEARLLGTDLVQDALEKVKLIQDRLCMAQSRQKCYVDRKVRDVAYMDAFEKFKLIQDKLCMAQSRQKFYANRKVRDVAYMVGKKSEYTIQILEDVLHACVMDFGSSWNQFYPLAECAYNNSYQSSIQMAPYEALYGRWCQSPVGGFELGEARLLGTDLVQDALEKVKLI, encoded by the exons atggctccatgtgaggccttgtatgggaggtggTGTCAGTCTCCGGTTGGtgggtttgagctgggtgaggctaggctattgggtactgacttggttcaggatgctttggaaaaggttaagctgattcaggatcgactttgcatggcacagtctagacagaagtgtTACgttgatcggaaggttcgtgatgttgcttacatg gatgcttttgAAAAGTTTAAGCTGATTCAGGATAAGCTTTgcatggcacagtctagacagaaattTTACgccaatcggaaggttcgtgatgttgcttacatggtgggaaagaag tccgagtacaccattcagatattggaggatgtACTACAtgcttgtgtcatggatttcgggAGTTCTTGGAATCAATTTTATCCGCTTGCCGAATGtgcatacaataatagctatcaatcgagtattcagatggctccgtatgaggccttgtatgggaggtggTGTCAGTCTCCGGTTGGtgggtttgagctgggtgaggctaggctattgggtactgacttggttcaggatgctttggaaaaggttaagctgatttag
- the LOC138909763 gene encoding uncharacterized protein, translated as MAPYEALYGRWCQSPVGGFELGEARLLGTDLVQDALERVKLIQDRLCMAQSRLKCYADQKGEARLLGADLVQDALEKVQLIQDRLRMAQSRQKCYADRKVCDVAYMVGEKVLLRVSLIKGVMRFEKKGKLSPRYIGPFEVVERTGEVACKLALPPILWSVHPVFHVSLLWKYFCDLSHVLDIGTVRLDGDLTYYVESVAILDRQA; from the exons atggctccgtatgaggccttgtatgggaggtggTGTCAGTCTCCGGTTGGtgggtttgagctgggtgaggctaggctattgggtactgacttggttcaggatgctttggaaaggGTTAagctgattcaggatcgactttgcatgGCACAGTCTAGACTGAAGTGTTACGCCGAtcagaag ggtgaggctaggttattgggtgctgacttagttcaggatgctttggaaaaggttcagttgattcaggatcggcttcgtatggcacagtctagacagaagtgtTACGCCGATcgaaaggtttgtgatgttgcttacatggtgggagagaaggtattgctcagagtttcactaataaagggtgttatgaggttcgagaagaagggaaagttgagccctcgatatattggcccCTTTGAGGTAGTTGAGAGGACTGGAGAAGTGGCTtgtaagcttgcattgccacccatactatggagtgttcatccagtgtttcatgtttccttgCTATGGAAGTATTTTTGTGATCTATCTCATGTTTTGGACATTGGCACGGTTcggttagatggggatttgacttattatgtggagtcggtggccattctagatcGGCAGGCCTGA
- the LOC138909765 gene encoding uncharacterized protein — MGEARLLGTDLVQDALEKVKLIQDKLCMAQSRNKCYADWKVRDVAYMVGEKVLLRVSLIKGVMRFEKKGKLSPRYIGPFEVVERTGEVAYNLALPPILGSVHPVFHVPLLSKYFGDPSHVLDFNTVRLYGDLTHYVE; from the coding sequence atgggcgaggctaggctattgggtactgacttggttcaggatgctttggaaaaggttaagctGATTCAGGATAAGCTTTGCATGGCACAGTCTAGAAATAAGTGTTACGCcgattggaaggttcgtgatgttgcttacatggtgggagagaaggtattgctcagagtttcacttataaagggtgttatgaggttcgagaagaagggaaagttgagccctcgatatattggcccCTTTGAGGTAGTTGAGAGGACTGGAGAAGTGGCTTATAACCTTGCATTACCACCCATACTAgggagtgttcatccagtgtttcatgttccCTTGCTATCGAAGTATTttggtgatccatctcatgttttggacttcaacacggttCGGCTATATGGGGATTTGACTCATTATGTGGAGTAG
- the LOC138909760 gene encoding uncharacterized protein yields the protein MAPYEPLYGRRCQSLVCWFELGEARLLGTDLVQDALENVQLIQDRLRMAQSRQKCYADRKVRDVAHMVGEKVLLRVSLIKGVMRFEKKGKLSPRYIGPFEVVERTGEVACKLALPPILWSVHPVFHVSLLWKYFCDLSHVLYIGTVRLDGDLTYYVESVAILDRQAQKLRPKKIASVKVQWRGQLVKEATWETEREMQSTYPHLFEIPSFQIGSERTIQILEDVLHACVMDFGSSWDQFYLLVECAYNNSYQSSIQMAPYEALYGRWCQSPVGGFELGEARLLGTDLVQDALEKVKLIQDRLCMAQSR from the exons atggctccgtatgagccCTTGTATGGCAGGCGGTGTCAGTCTCTGGtttgttggtttgagctgggtgaggctaggttattgggtactgacttagttcaggatgctttggaaaatgttcagttgattcaggatcggcttcgcatggcacaatctagacagaagTGTTACGccgatcgaaaggttcgtgatgttgctcacatggtgggagagaaggtattgctcagagtttcacttataaagggtgttatgaggttcgagaagaagggaaagttgagtcctCGATATATTGGCCCCTTTGAGGTAGTTGAGAGGACTGGAGAAGTGGCTtgtaagcttgcattgccacccatactatggagtgttcatccagtgtttcatgtttccttgCTATGGAAGTATTTTTGTGATCTATCTCATGTTTTGTACATTGGCACGGTTCggctagatggggatttgacttattatGTGGAGTCAGTAGCCATTCTGGATCGGCAGGCCCAAAAGTTAAGACCAAAAAAgatagcttcagtaaaggtgcagtggagaggtcagctagtcaaggaggctacttgggagaccgagcgggagatgcagagcacaTATCCTCACCTATTTGAGAtcccatcatttcagatcggg tccgagcgcaccattcagatattggaggatgtACTACAtgcttgtgtcatggatttcgggagttcttgggatcaattttatcTGCTTGTCGAAtgtgcctacaacaatagctatcaatcgagtattcagatggctccgtatgaggccttgtatgggaggtggTGTCAGTCTCCGGTTGGtgggtttgagctgggtgaggctaggctattgggtactgacttggttcaggatgctttggaaaaggttaagctgattcaggatcgactttgcatggcacagtctagatag
- the LOC138909761 gene encoding uncharacterized protein, producing the protein MAPYEPLYGRQCQSLVCWFELGEARLLGTNLVQDALEKVQLIQDRLRMAQSRQKCYADRKVRDVAYMVGEKVLLRVSLIKGVMRFEKKGKLSPRYIGPFEVVERSGEVACKLALPPILWSVHPVFHVSLLWKYFCDLSHVLDIGTVRLDGDLTYYVESVAILDRQARKLRSKNINSVKMQWRGQLVEEATWDTEREMQRTYPHIFEIPSFQIGVHSSHLSFGEQCNES; encoded by the coding sequence atggctccgtatgagccCTTGTATGGCAGGCAGTGTCAGTCTCTGGtttgttggtttgagctgggtgaggctaggttattgggtactaacttagttcaggatgctttggaaaaggttcagttgattcaggatcggcttcgtatggcacagtctagacagaagtgtTACGccgatcgaaaggttcgtgatgttgcttacatggtgggagagaaggtattgctcagagtttcactaataaagggtgttatgaggttcgagaagaagggaaagttgagccctcgatatattggcccCTTTGAGGTAGTTGAGAGGAGTGGAGAAGTGGCTtgtaagcttgcattgccacccatactatggagtgttcatccagtgtttcatgtttccttgCTATGGAAGTATTTTTGTGATCTATCTCATGTTTTGGACATTGGCACGGTTcggttagatggggatttgacttattatgtggagtcggtggccattctagatcGGCAGGCCCGAAAGTTAAGATCAAAAAATATAAATTCAGTAAagatgcagtggagaggtcagctagtcgaggaggctacttgggacaccgagcgggagatgcagagaacatatccacacatatttgagatcccatcatttcagatcggggtacatAGTTCACAtctcagttttggagagcagtgcaacgagagttag